The Desulfovibrio legallii genome window below encodes:
- a CDS encoding UxaA family hydrolase yields the protein MQKTFMGYRRDNGRVGIRNHVLILPLDDLSNASCEAVANNIKGTLALPHAYGRLQFGEDLDLHFRTLIGVGCNPNVAAVVVIGIEPQWTQRVVDGIAKTGKPVAGFGIEQHGDLETIRAASLKAKEFVHYATELQRTECRVDELWVSTKCGESDTTSGIAANPTVGNAFDKLWEAGATTLFGETTEITGGEHLVMARCANDEVRAKFKFFFDRYAKVVDDHKTNDLCDSQPTKGNIEGGLTTIEEKALGNIQKIGRKAPVIGCLDKAESPTGPGLWFMDSSSAAAEMVTLCAASGFVAHFFPTGQGNIIGNPILPVIKLSANPRTVRTMNEHIDVDVSGILRREINMDQAGDMLLDMLFHTCNGRNTSAEALGHREFIMTRLYESA from the coding sequence ATGCAAAAGACTTTTATGGGCTATCGCCGCGACAATGGCCGGGTAGGCATCCGTAATCATGTGCTCATCCTGCCCCTGGACGACCTTTCCAACGCCTCCTGCGAGGCCGTGGCCAACAACATCAAGGGCACCCTGGCCCTGCCCCACGCCTACGGCCGCCTGCAGTTCGGCGAAGACCTGGACCTGCATTTCCGTACGCTGATCGGCGTGGGCTGCAACCCCAACGTGGCCGCTGTGGTGGTTATCGGCATCGAACCCCAGTGGACCCAGCGCGTGGTGGACGGCATTGCCAAAACCGGCAAGCCTGTGGCCGGCTTCGGCATTGAGCAGCACGGCGACCTGGAGACCATCCGCGCCGCTTCGCTCAAGGCCAAGGAATTTGTGCACTACGCCACCGAGCTGCAGCGCACCGAGTGCCGCGTGGACGAGCTGTGGGTTTCCACCAAGTGCGGCGAATCCGACACCACGTCGGGCATTGCCGCCAACCCCACGGTGGGCAACGCTTTTGACAAGCTGTGGGAAGCCGGGGCCACTACCCTCTTCGGCGAAACCACGGAAATCACCGGCGGCGAACATCTGGTCATGGCCCGCTGTGCCAACGACGAAGTGCGCGCCAAGTTCAAGTTTTTCTTCGATCGTTACGCCAAGGTGGTGGACGACCACAAGACCAACGACCTGTGCGATTCCCAGCCCACCAAGGGCAACATTGAAGGCGGCCTGACCACCATTGAGGAAAAGGCCCTGGGCAATATCCAGAAGATCGGCCGCAAGGCTCCGGTCATTGGCTGCCTGGACAAGGCTGAAAGCCCCACCGGCCCCGGTCTGTGGTTCATGGATTCTTCTTCTGCCGCTGCCGAGATGGTGACCCTTTGCGCCGCCTCCGGCTTTGTGGCCCACTTCTTCCCCACGGGGCAGGGCAACATCATCGGCAACCCCATCCTGCCGGTGATCAAGCTCTCCGCCAACCCGCGCACTGTGCGCACCATGAACGAGCACATTGATGTGGACGTTTCCGGCATCCTACGTCGGGAAATCAACATGGACCAGGCCGGCGACATGCTGCTGGACATGCTCTTCCACACCTGCAATGGCCGCAACACTTCTGCAGAGGCTTTGGGCCATCGTGAGTTCATCATGACCCGCCTGTACGAAAGCGCGTAA